DNA from Acidobacteriota bacterium:
GACCGAGGCCGAGCGCCGCTGGAACCAGATCGTGCTCAACCCCGGCGTGGGCGCCCAGTCCTACATCGGCTACCAGGAGATCCTGGACATGGAGAAGGACTATCGCAAGCTCAAGGGCCAGTCCTTCAACGCCAAGGAGTTCCTGCAGAAGCTGGTCAGCTACGGCGCGATCCCGCTCACCAAGCTGAAAACCAAGATAGCCCAGTAAGCTCCTGGGGGGCGCGCGCCGCCTAGGCGCGCGCCCCCTTTTTCTTTCCTCCCATGGCCGATCCGCCCCGTCTCGTCGATTCCCACGCCCACCTCGACATGCCCGAGTTCGACGCCGACCGGCCCGAAGTCGTCCGCCGGGCCTTCGCGGCCGGCCTGGCGGCCATCCTCTGCCCGGCCGACCTGACCCGCCCGGCCAGCCTGGCCGCGATCGAGGCCCTGGCCGCCGAGTTCGGCCCCATCCTGGCCGCGGCCGGCGTCCATCCCCACCAGGCCAAGGACCTGACCTCAGACCATGTCCGGGAGCTCGGGGCCCTGGCCGGCCGCTCGGCCATCCGGGCGATCGGCGAGATCGGGCTCGATTATCACTACGACTTCTCGCCGCGGGAGTCGCAGCTCCAGGCCCTCCGGACCCAGCTGGCCTTCGCCGGTTCGGCCGGTCTGCCGGTCATCCTCCACAGCCGCCTGGCCGGGGCGGACATCATCGCCTCCGTCGACGGCGAGCGCTTCGGGCGCGGCGGCATCCTCCACTGCTTCACGGAGGACTGGACGGTCGCCTCGGCCATGCTCGACCGCGGCTTCCTCATCTCGTTCTCCGGCATCCTGACCTTCCCCAAGGCCGGCGCTCTCCGCGAGGTCGCCGCCCGGGTCCCGCTCGACCGCCTGCTCGTCGAGACCGATTCGCCCTACCTCGCGCCCGTCCCCTACCGCGGCGCGGGGCGGCGCAACGAGCCGGCCTTCGTCGTCGAGACGGCCCGGGTCCTGGCCGGGCTCCGGGGCCTCGCCCTCGAGGACCTGGCCGAGGCCACGACCAGGAATTTCGCCCGCCTGTTCCCGTTTGAAAAAGCCTGAGGCCGATGCTAAGATAGCCCCGCCATGGGCCTGGACCATTCGTTCGACATCGTCTCCCGCCTCGACATGCAGGAAGTGGCGAACGCCGTCAACATCACCCTGAAGGAGATCCGGAACCGCTTCGACTTCCGGAACAGCCGGGTCGACATCGTCCTCGACAAGGAGAAGATGAGCCTCGTCGCCGAGGACGATTTCAAGATCAAGGCTCTGCGGACGGCCCTCGAGGAGAAGCTGGTCAAGCGCAAGGTCTCCCTGAAGGCCCTCCAGTACGGCCGCGTCGAGGACGGCGCCAACCGCACGGTCAAGCAGGAGGTCCTCTTCCAGGCCGGCATCCCGATCGAGAAGGCACGCGAGATCGTCAGGCTGGTCAAGGCGGAGAAGTTCAAGGCCCAGGTCGCCATCCAGGGCGACGAGGTCCGGGTCTCCTCGGCCAAGATCGACGTCCTCCAGGAGGTCCTGGCCTTCCTCCGCGGCCGGGACCTCGGCATTCACATGCAGTTCACGAACTACCGATGACGTCCGCCACCCCGCTCGTCGACCGCTGGTCCGCCGTCCCCGAGTGGAAGGACATGTCCTCGC
Protein-coding regions in this window:
- a CDS encoding YajQ family cyclic di-GMP-binding protein codes for the protein MGLDHSFDIVSRLDMQEVANAVNITLKEIRNRFDFRNSRVDIVLDKEKMSLVAEDDFKIKALRTALEEKLVKRKVSLKALQYGRVEDGANRTVKQEVLFQAGIPIEKAREIVRLVKAEKFKAQVAIQGDEVRVSSAKIDVLQEVLAFLRGRDLGIHMQFTNYR
- a CDS encoding TatD family hydrolase codes for the protein MADPPRLVDSHAHLDMPEFDADRPEVVRRAFAAGLAAILCPADLTRPASLAAIEALAAEFGPILAAAGVHPHQAKDLTSDHVRELGALAGRSAIRAIGEIGLDYHYDFSPRESQLQALRTQLAFAGSAGLPVILHSRLAGADIIASVDGERFGRGGILHCFTEDWTVASAMLDRGFLISFSGILTFPKAGALREVAARVPLDRLLVETDSPYLAPVPYRGAGRRNEPAFVVETARVLAGLRGLALEDLAEATTRNFARLFPFEKA